One window from the genome of Nicotiana tomentosiformis chromosome 5, ASM39032v3, whole genome shotgun sequence encodes:
- the LOC104118287 gene encoding protein VERNALIZATION 3-like — protein MVDPDAPTPSNPNPREYLHWLVTDIPATAGANFGNEIIRYESPRPSLGIHRYILVLFQQLNREVVNAPDIIDSRQNFNTRDFARFHNLNLHVAVVYFNCNRESGTDGRHL, from the exons ATGGTGGATCCAGATGCTCCAACCCCAAGCAACCCAAACCCGAGGGAGTATCTGCACTG GCTGGTCACAGATATCCCAGCAACCGCAGGAGCAAACTTTG GCAATGAAATTATACGATACGAGAGTCCACGACCTTCACTGGGAATTCATCGCTATATTTTAGTGTTGTTTCAGCAATTGAATCGAGAGGTTGTGAATGCTCCTGATATAATTGATTCTCGTCAGAATTTTAACACAAGAGACTTTGCGAGGTTTCATAATCTCAATTTGCATGTTGCTGTTGTTTACTTCAATTGCAATAGGGAAAGTGGTACTGATGGCCGTCACCTATAA